The proteins below are encoded in one region of Huiozyma naganishii CBS 8797 chromosome 7, complete genome:
- the PDA1 gene encoding pyruvate dehydrogenase (acetyl-transferring) subunit E1 alpha (similar to Saccharomyces cerevisiae PDA1 (YER178W); ancestral locus Anc_8.246) codes for MSAVAMSLRRSGQLLNLSRAAGRRWLATARAGGTGVGTGTGTAEKSTTGGTATSGDADAVQIDLPENSFEGYLLDTPSLQYSTTKASLLQMYKDMVVIRRMEMACDALYKAKKIRGFCHLSVGQEAIAVGIENAITKLDSVITSYRCHGFTYMRGASVKQVLAELMGKREGVSYGKGGSMHLYAPNFFGGNGIVGAQVPLGTGLAFAHQYKNEDACSFTLYGDGASNQGQVFESYNMAKLWNLPVVYCCENNKYGMGTAASRSSATTEYYKRGQYIPGLKVNGMDILAVYQASKFAKDWCVSGKGPLVLEFETYRYGGHSMSDPGTTYRTREEIQNMRSKNDPIAGLKMHLLDLGIATDAEVKQYDKAARKYVDEQVQLADKAAPPEAKLSILFEDVYVKGSEIPTLRGRIPEDTWDFQKNDFATQK; via the coding sequence ATGTCTGCCGTTGCTATGTCGTTGAGAAGGTCTGGGCAGTTGCTGAACTTGTCGCGGGCTGCAGGAAGGAGATGGCTCGCCACTGCTCGTGCTGGTGGCACAGGGGTAGGTACTGGGACTGGAACCGCAGAGAAGTCAACCACGGGGGGCACCGCCACGAGCGGTGACGCTGACGCTGTACAGATTGACTTGCCGGAGAACTCGTTCGAGGGATACCTCTTGGACACGCCATCCTTGCAGTACAGCACGACGAAGGCGTCTCTGTTGCAGATGTACAAAGATATGGTCGTCATTCGCCGTATGGAGATGGCTTGCGACGCTCTGTACAAGGCGAAGAAGATCCGTGGGTTCTGCCACTTGTCCGTCGGGCAGGAGGCCATCGCGGTCGGGATCGAGAACGCAATCACGAAACTGGACTCCGTAATCACATCGTACCGTTGCCATGGGTTCACGTACATGCGCGGTGCGTCAGTCAAACAGGTACTAGCGGAACTGATGGGGAAACGTGAAGGTGTGTCCTACGGGAAGGGTGGGTCCATGCACTTGTACGCGCCCAACTTCTTCGGCGGGAACGGGATCGTAGGTGCACAGGTACCCCTGGGCACTGGGCTAGCGTTTGCGCACCAGTACAAGAACGAGGACGCCTGTTCGTTCACTCTGTATGGTGACGGTGCGTCCAACCAGGGACAAGTCTTTGAATCGTACAACATGGCGAAACTGTGGAACCTACCAGTGGTCTACTGTTGCGAGAACAACAAGTACGGGATGGGTACCGCCGCGTCGCGGTCCTCAGCGACCACAGAGTACTACAAGCGTGGGCAATACATCCCTGGGCTCAAAGTCAACGGTATGGACATCCTAGCCGTGTACCAGGCCTCCAAATTCGCCAAGGACTGGTGTGTATCCGGTAAGGGTCCACTCGTCCTTGAGTTCGAGACGTACAGGTACGGTGGTCACTCGATGTCTGACCCGGGGACCACGTACAGGACCAGGGAGGAGATCCAGAACATGCGGTCCAAGAACGACCCAATCGCAGGGCTCAAGATGCACCTCTTGGATTTGGGGATCGCCACGGACGCAGAGGTCAAGCAGTACGACAAGGCAGCTCGCAAGTACGTCGACGAACAGGTCCAGCTTGCGGACAAAGCGGCTCCTCCAGAGGCCAAACTTTCGATCCTCTTCGAGGACGTCTACGTTAAGGGGTCCGAGATCCCCACGCTGCGCGGCAGGATCCCAGAGGACACCTGGGACTTCCAGAAGAACGATTTTGCCACGCAGAAGTGA
- the DMC1 gene encoding recombinase DMC1 (similar to Saccharomyces cerevisiae DMC1 (YER179W); ancestral locus Anc_8.249) — protein MSSTETETQAVVGVEELQNYGINASDLSKLKSSGIFTVNTVLSTTRRNLCKVRGLSEVKVEKIKEAAAKIVRVGFVPATLQLELRQRVIALSTGAKNLDAILGGGIMTMSITEVFGEFRCGKTQMSHTLCVTAQLPREMGGGEGKVAYIDTEGTFRPERIRQIAERYELDPDTCLENITYARALNSEHQMELVEQLGGELSSGDYRLIIVDSIMANFRVDYCGRGELNERQQRLNQHLFKLNRLAEEFNVAVFMANQVQSDPGASALFASADGRKPVGGHVLAHASATRILLRKGRGEERVAKLQDSPDMPERECVYLIGEKGICDATD, from the coding sequence ATGTCGAGCACAGAGACGGAGACACAGGCTGTAGTGGGGGTAGAGGAGTTGCAGAACTACGGGATCAACGCCTCGGACCTGTCGAAGCTGAAGAGCAGCGGGATCTTCACGGTGAACACGGTTCTGTCGACTACAAGGCGGAACCTGTGCAAAGTACGCGGGCTCAGCGAGGTCAAAGTCGAGAAGATCAAAGAAGCTGCGGCCAAGATCGTGCGTGTCGGGTTTGTCCCCGCTACGTTGCAACTCGAGCTCCGGCAGCGGGTCATTGCGCTCTCCACGGGGGCGAAGAACCTCGACGCGATCCTTGGTGGAGGCATTATGACCATGTCCATCACAGAGGTGTTTGGTGAGTTCCGTTGCGGGAAGACACAGATGTCGCACACGCTGTGTGTCACAGCACAGTTGCCCCGCGAGATGGGCGGTGGAGAGGGCAAAGTCGCTTACATTGACACGGAGGGGACTTTCCGCCCAGAGCGGATCCGGCAGATCGCAGAGAGGTACGAACTGGACCCGGATACGTGTCTCGAGAACATCACTTATGCGCGCGCTTTGAACAGCGAGCACCAGATGGAACTCGTTGAACAACTCGGCGGAGAACTGTCTTCGGGGGACTACCGTCTTATAATCGTGGACTCGATCATGGCAAACTTTAGGGTCGACTACTGCGGGAGGGGTGAACTTAACGAGAGACAGCAGCGGCTCAATCAACACCTGttcaaattgaacagaCTCGCGGAGGAGTTTAACGTCGCAGTGTTCATGGCAAATCAGGTGCAATCGGACCCAGGTGCCTCAGCACTGTTCGCGTCAGCGGACGGCAGGAAGCCCGTTGGTGGACACGTACTAGCACACGCCTCAGCGACAAGAATTCTCCTCCGTAAGGGAAGAGGGGAGGAAAGAGTGGCCAAACTTCAGGACTCACCAGATATGCCCGAGAGGGAGTGCGTCTACCTCATTGGAGAGAAGGGCATCTGCGACGCAACCGATTAG
- the SLO1 gene encoding Slo1p (similar to Saccharomyces cerevisiae SLO1 (YER180C-A); ancestral locus Anc_8.253) gives MSNPVNTEPSKDTVTASTSEQVPTPEGSSSAGRTEDDKLLKETVLLRDTLDLLWNKTLEQRKICDNLEQQNTYLQGYINNLMSSSNVLEK, from the coding sequence ATGAGCAATCCCGTCAACACGGAACCGTCCAAGGATACAGTAACCGCTAGTACAAGTGAACAGGTACCCACTCCAGAAGGGTCCTCTTCTGCCGGTAGGACAGAGGACGACAAGCTGCTAAAGGAGACGGTTCTATTAAGAGACACTCTCGACCTTCTATGGAACAAGACCTTGGAGCAACGCAAGATCTGCGATAATCTGGAACAACAGAATACCTATCTGCAAGGGTATATCAACAATCTAATGAGTTCGAGTAACGTCCTTGAGAAATGA
- the ISC10 gene encoding Isc10p (similar to Saccharomyces cerevisiae ISC10 (YER180C); ancestral locus Anc_8.252) has translation MKSINVNSNGNAPLRAPSAALKSTRRARYRPQQPPSNKRYQENYELNVLAARMKLFKDLTPPVSESSQPEAIGQNRDTDIGRLGKVNTQYIPASPAVRSDLETNSINFSVLLRTVPINNDCTPLVHMNNYEYRFDDNGVHDDMLLRETGRKCNVFPEEMEYNELHSVISKWDWLKYHLFGIDKFDFFELHERRKQFYACPWNYSRIPLRMRDESEC, from the coding sequence ATGAAGTCAATTAATGTCAATTCGAACGGGAACGCTCCCCTGAGGGCACCCTCTGCAGCTTTGAAATCTACGAGGCGGGCTCGATACAGACCACAGCAACCGCCCTCTAACAAACGTTACCAAGAGAACTATGAGTTGAACGTTCTTGCCGCTAGGATGAAACTGTTTAAAGATTTAACCCCACCAGTGTCAGAATCGTCTCAGCCTGAGGCCATTGGCCAGAATAGGGATACAGATATTGGTCGATTGGGAAAGGTAAATACGCAGTATATTCCTGCTTCACCCGCGGTGCGCTCTGATTTAGAAACGAACTCGATCAATTTTAGTGTGTTACTGCGGACAGTACCGATCAATAATGATTGCACCCCGCTGGTTCACATGAATAATTATGAGTACCGATTCGATGATAATGGAGTGCATGATGATATGCTTCTGCGAGAGACTGGTCGGAAATGCAATGTTTTCCCAGAAGAGATGGAGTACAACGAGCTGCACTCAGTGATCTCCAAGTGGGACTGGTTGAAGTACCACCTCTTTGGTATCGACAAgtttgatttcttcgagTTGCACGAGCGAAGAAAGCAGTTTTACGCTTGTCCCTGGAATTACTCGAGGATCCCACTCAGAATGAGGGATGAAAGCGAGTGTTAA
- the BMH1 gene encoding 14-3-3 family protein BMH1 (similar to Saccharomyces cerevisiae BMH2 (YDR099W) and BMH1 (YER177W); ancestral locus Anc_8.243) — protein MSLSREDSVYLAKLTEQAERYEEMVENMKAVASAGQELSVEERNLLSVAYKNVIGGRRASWRIVSSIEQKEEAKGAGADTDAAGGRPHQRDVIAAYRAKIEQELTKISQDILSVLDEHLIPSATTGESKVFYYKMKGDYHRYLAEFAQGDVRDRAGGDSQEAYQKASEIAATELAPTHPIRLGLALNFSVFYYEILNSPDKACHLAKQAFDDAIAELDTLSEESYKDSTLIMQLLRDNLTLWTSDMAEQGSAEPAPPAEQEPAAQ, from the coding sequence ATGTCTTTGAGCCGTGAGGATTCGGTGTACCTGGCGAAGCTGACGGAGCAAGCGGAGCGCTACGAGGAGATGGTGGAGAACATGAAGGCTGTGGCGTCTGCTGGACAAGAACTGTCCGTCGAGGAACGTAACCTGCTGTCTGTCGCTTACAAGAACGTCATTGGCGGGAGACGTGCCTCGTGGAGAATTGTGTCGTCGATTGAGCAGAAGGAGGAGGCCAAGGGGGCCGGGGCTGACACGGACGCAGCAGGGGGCAGACCGCACCAGAGGGATGTGATCGCCGCGTACCGTGCCAAGATCGAACAGGAGTTGACGAAGATCTCGCAGGATATCTTGTCAGTGTTGGACGAACATCTGATCCCATCGGCGACCACAGGGGAGTCTAAAGTGTTTTACTACAAGATGAAGGGGGACTACCACCGGTACTTGGCTGAGTTCGCCCAGGGCGACGTCAGGGACCGTGCTGGCGGGGACTCCCAGGAGGCGTACCAGAAGGCTTCGGAGATCGCAGCGACGGAACTGGCTCCAACGCATCCAATCCGTCTCGGGCTCGCTTTGAATTTCTCAGTGTTCTACTACGAGATACTAAACTCACCAGATAAAGCCTGCCATTTGGCGAAACAGGCCTTTGACGACGCAATCGCAGAACTGGACACTTTGTCAGAGGAATCCTACAAGGACAGCACGCTCATCATGCAGTTGCTGAGAGATAACCTCACTTTGTGGACCTCAGACATGGCAGAACAGGGGTCGGCGGAACCCGCACCACCAGCAGAACAGGAACCAGCTGCGCAATGA
- the RAX2 gene encoding Rax2p (similar to Saccharomyces cerevisiae RAX2 (YLR084C); ancestral locus Anc_8.256): MWCSVVYCLWFAVAITRASNLENVRRILNATEVTVPTFDVGNKNNQFQILDDINGISFYEYLGQQNFTTDANVTDVQRLIYYSNETFMSLSDSIAAEAQIQGIIPLGDDSFILSGQGMINNVSLASQLVFNMTDLSITKIFDTPLRSIEGVTVDGPLVYFMGNFTFNNNTGAIMWDSRDRSINLLPFHGFGPYANINSILKLNDDNILFAGHFSTVWNSSLLLQSNVSEESVRNTTSLLLNPSVPLQYSQWKTNGELDSSQLICPDPSKDSWSVSATTGDFTCELPFQITPSKIRIYNSPDKDSQVSLFRFLTYPAGSIMNLTYLDPLSGNMTSCDAFCPLYSKTVLQSQWDNTAEANTVAIINNNSTNIQWTPNYQEFALVSPVAATSLEFNALASYGNNLGLAGFQIYQASFSAFGNNSFNTPNCNNNDKDSNNTFTSSSLSPNNWTSVGEYLTVGYTPNENPVPKVTYKIDIQHSGEYSINVFTPGCSADNTCSTRGIVNYTLFDTVTNKMLATSLIYQNNDEIKYDTLYSGQLNSSCEITMTYYSGLYASNTVTTIVADRVDLNIISMDLSHRTEVSKLALNGLFQYQISNFTNDSIPMKIANTSLNQFALNNFEPSVSLRAFPLSNSSILLSGTEGNMFSINLNTDLSVQNSTRLISTENFTTFQPYSNGLVMLDGQGNVSLFKDNFKNLNTTMDGSLATDVANITLNGDELLVFNNGYIYNVTSQQQTRSNSSIFNLTVSSAGANSINDTIFLGKVVQWQYAIANQSAQVNADFNDGIEQMSLPSNTVPSRGIFLNDDSTGYFYKESNKSKLYITNSNSTSGLEWYGEPETVVYDKNDTLLMVGYYNDNTFSSTLSLTNLTSFDVIKEENLNVGSSISSLLYFAKNDTLLVAGDFEPSNGNCSDLCLYNYKSGQWDSLANNSVSGSVAALQLYQNDTILVLGNLTLPQANDVNMAFVNLSNNHVGSLIMKKDAPVNLHSMIVSNSRIVAWNDTVLFSFDGNSWTRVSVPGTDSSATSISSVQFISMEGTDDALLLLGEFRHSEFGDIKSIVYNFRDWIPYLLYVDGPRQGTGHLFMNRDISLHNIAQIPLLNSTRVLTNQSFASSTSSSVSSTSTTLPKVSTTHSKPGRRIVDRGFVVLIGLALALATVSVMGVAGVLLAYIFRDNVGDSYQTLNPRMDENAMVNTLPPEKLKNAT; this comes from the coding sequence ATGTGGTGTTCAGTGGTGTACTGTCTCTGGTTTGCCGTTGCCATTACTAGGGCCAGTAATTTAGAAAATGTGCGGCGTATCTTAAACGCCACGGAGGTCACCGTACCGACGTTCGATGTAGGTAATAAGAATAACCAGTTTCAGATACTGGACGACATAAACGGTATATCCTTTTATGAGTATTTGGGACAACAGAATTTTACGACAGATGCAAACGTGACAGACGTACAAAGACTCATATACTATTCGAATGAGACTTTCATGTCCCTTTCTGATAGCATTGCCGCAGAGGCCCAAATACAAGGTATCATACCTCTTGGTGATGATAGTTTCATTTTAAGTGGTCAAGGGATGATAAATAACGTGTCACTAGCAAGCCAATTGGTTTTTAATATGACAGATTTATCGATCACCAAGATTTTTGACACACCGCTACGAAGTATAGAAGGAGTCACGGTTGACGGACCTCTGGTTTATTTCATGGGTAacttcactttcaacaacaacacgGGGGCTATTATGTGGGATTCAAGGGATCGCTCGATAAACTTGCTGCCGTTCCACGGGTTTGGACCGTACGCCAACATCAATTCGATtctgaaattgaacgaTGATAATATCCTCTTCGCTGGGCACTTTTCAACAGTGTGGAACTCCAGTTTGCTGTTACAGAGTAACGTGTCCGAGGAAAGTGTAAGAAATACAACCAGTCTACTGTTAAATCCATCGGTCCCCTTACAGTATTCCCAATGGAAAACGAATGGGGAATTAGACTCCTCCCAATTGATATGCCCTGATCCTTCGAAAGATTCATGGTCTGTTTCTGCTACCACAGGAGATTTTACATGTGAGTTGCCATTTCAAATCACACCTTCCAAAATACGGATATACAACTCTCCAGATAAAGACAGCCAGGTTTCTCTCTTCAGATTCTTAACTTATCCCGCGGGGAGCATAATGAACTTGACGTATCTGGATCCATTGTCAGGTAATATGACCAGCTGTGACGCGTTCTGCCCGTTATATTCTAAAACGGTGTTACAATCTCAGTGGGATAATACGGCAGAAGCTAATACGGTGGCAATCATAAATAATAACAGTACTAACATTCAATGGACCCCCAACTATCAAGAATTCGCATTGGTCAGTCCAGTAGCAGCAACCTCTCTCGAATTCAACGCGCTGGCCTCCTACGGAAATAATTTGGGTTTGGCTGGTTTCCAAATTTACCAAGCGTCCTTCTCGGCGTTCGGTAACAATTCGTTCAATACTCCAAATTGTAATAATAACGATAaagacagcaacaacacGTTCACTTCATCTTCGCTATCTCCAAACAACTGGACATCTGTGGGCGAATACCTGACAGTGGGATACACTCCAAACGAAAATCCTGTTCCAAAAGTTACCTACAAGATAGATATTCAGCACTCTGGTGAGTACTCAATTAATGTCTTTACTCCAGGATGCTCCGCGGACAATACATGCTCGACCAGAGGAATTGTGAACTATACGCTATTCGACACAGTAACCAACAAGATGTTAGCAACAAGTCTCATTTATCAAAACAACGACGAGATTAAATACGATACATTGTACAGTGGTCAACTAAACAGCTCATGTGAAATAACCATGACATACTACTCCGGCCTTTATGCATCTAACACTGTAACAACAATTGTGGCTGATAGAGTAGATTTGAATATAATATCGATGGATTTAAGTCACCGCACTGAAGTTTCAAAACTTGCTCTAAACGGTTTATTTCAATACCAGATTTCAAATTTCACAAATGACAGTATACCAATGAAAATCGCCAACACTTCGTTAAACCAATTTGCATTGAATAATTTTGAACCAAGTGTGTCATTGAGGGCATTTCCATTGAGCAACAGTTCAATTTTACTAAGTGGTACTGAGGGAAACATGTTCAGCATTAACTTAAATACCGATTTGAGTGTGCAAAACTCAACTAGATTAATCTCGACTGAAAACTTCACTACATTCCAGCCGTATTCCAACGGGCTAGTCATGTTAGATGGGCAAGGTAACGTCTCGTTGTTTAAGgacaatttcaaaaatttgaacaCAACTATGGATGGCAGTTTAGCTACAGACGTTGCGAACATAACGTTAAATGGTGATGAACTGCTAGTTTTCAATAATGGCTACATCTATAATGTAACAtcgcagcagcaaacaCGCTCGAACAGCAGCATTTTCAATCTCACAGTATCCTCAGCAGGAGCAAACAGCATTAACGACACTATCTTCCTTGGCAAAGTTGTACAATGGCAATACGCTATTGCAAATCAGTCCGCTCAAGTCAACGCTGACTTTAACGATGGCATTGAACAGATGAGTTTGCCAAGCAATACTGTACCGTCTCGTGGTATTTTCCTTAACGATGACTCAACTGGTTATTTCTATAAAGAATCCAACAAGAGCAAACTATACATCACAAATAGTAATTCTACGAGTGGTTTAGAATGGTACGGGGAACCAGAAACTGTGGTATATGATAAAAACGATACGTTACTGATGGTTGGGTATTATAATGACAACACTTTCAGCTCAACCCTATCTCTAACAAACCTGACTAGTTTCGATGTCATTAAGGAAGAGAATTTGAATGTAGGTTCAAGCATATCGTCCCTACTTTATTTCGCGAAGAATGACACATTATTAGTTGCTGGTGATTTCGAACCGAGTAATGGAAATTGTTCTGACCTATGCCTGTATAACTACAAATCCGGTCAATGGGATTCTCTTGCCAACAATTCAGTTTCTGGCAGTGTTGCAGCTTTGCAGCTCTACCAAAATGATACCATACTGGTGCTTGGAAATTTAACGCTTCCACAGGCGAACGACGTGAACATGGCTTTTGTCAATTTGTCAAATAATCATGTTGGCTCATTGATTATGAAAAAGGACGCACCTGTGAATCTGCATTCGATGATTGTTAGCAATTCTCGGATTGTGGCCTGGAATGATACTGTGCTTTTCAGCTTTGATGGTAACTCTTGGACTCGCGTTTCTGTGCCTGGAACAGACTCATCTGCAACAAGCATTTCCTCAGTCCAGTTCATTTCCATGGAGGGAACAGATGACGCACTGTTGTTACTCGGTGAATTCAGGCACAGTGAATTCGGTGACATAAAATCCATCGTGTACAATTTCCGCGATTGGATACCGTACCTCTTGTATGTGGATGGACCAAGACAAGGCACCGGCCATTTGTTCATGAACCGAGACATCTCATTGCATAACATTGCTCAAATCCCATTATTAAACTCGACAAGAGTATTGACTAATCAATCATTTGCATCAAGCACAAGCAGCAGTGTATCATCCACAAGCACGACGCTTCCAAAAGTCTCAACAACTCATTCTAAGCCTGGCAGACGTATTGTAGACAGAGGGTTTGTCGTCCTTATAGGTCTGGCATTGGCCCTGGCAACGGTCTCCGTGATGGGGGTTGCTGGTGTCCTGTTGGCCTACATATTTCGGGACAACGTTGGGGACAGTTACCAAACGTTGAACCCTCGGATGGACGAAAACGCCATGGTCAACACTTTACCACCggagaaattgaaaaacgCCACATAA
- the EMP70 gene encoding Emp70p (similar to Saccharomyces cerevisiae YDR107C and EMP70 (YLR083C); ancestral locus Anc_8.254), producing MISHTVHLGLALLWACGQVNAFYLPGVAPTTYKANDEIPLLVNHLSPSMYWQHETEDGENMKGDKSRYLYSYDYYYDRFHFCQPEKIVKEPESLGSIIFGDRIYNSPYQIKMLEEKTCVPLCNTIIPGKDAEFINKLIKNGFFQNWLIDGLPAARVVHDKSTNSDFYGNGFELGSVEVVQAVAQAKTHPKEDDSGSAKLSTRDAKNVQMLKNVELPYFANHHDITVEYHDRGEGNLRVVGVTVDPISIKRSSPGTCQTSGDPLMLDEKNDNEVYFTYSVRFVASDTVWATRWDKYLHTYDPTIQWFSLVNFSIVVVLLSSVVIHMLLKALRSDFARYNELNLDNEFQEDSGWKLTHGDVFRIPSKSMLLSILVGSGIQLFLMISVSIFFAALGFLSPSSRGSLGTVMFMLYALFGFVGSYTSMGVYKFFRGPYWKANMILTPLLVPGCLLLSIVGLNMFLLGAHSSGTIPAKTLFFIVLLWFVISVPSALAGSLIAHKKCSWDEHPTKTNQVARQVPFQPWYLKTVAATFIAGIFPFGSIAVELYFIYTSLWYNKIFYMFGFLFVSFLLLTLTTVLVTILITYHSLSLENWQWQWRSFIVGGVGCAIYMFVHSILFTKLKLGGFVTIVLYVGYSAVISLLCCLVTGSIGFLSSMFFVRRIYSSIKVE from the coding sequence ATGATATCCCATACAGTGCATCTTGGTTTGGCCTTACTTTGGGCGTGTGGCCAGGTTAATGCGTTTTACTTGCCTGGTGTCGCACCTACCACATACAAGGCAAATGACGAAATTCCTCTACTCGTCAACCATTTATCTCCATCCATGTACTGGCAGCACGAAACCGAGGATGGAGAGAACATGAAGGGTGATAAGTCGAGATACTTGTACTCCTACGATTACTACTACGACCGGTTCCATTTCTGTCAACCTGAGAAGATTGTGAAGGAACCAGAATCTTTGGGATCAATTATATTTGGTGACAGAATATACAACTCTCCCTATCAAATCAAAATGTTGGAAGAGAAGACATGTGTGCCCCTTTGTAATACTATCATTCCTGGGAAAGATGCCGAGTTCATCAACAAACTAATTAAGAATGGGTTCTTCCAAAACTGGCTGATCGATGGGTTACCTGCCGCAAGAGTCGTTCACGATAAGAGCACCAACTCTGATTTCTACGGGAACGGGTTCGAACTCGGTTCGGTTGAAGTGGTTCAAGCTGTTGCGCAAGCTAAAACTCACCCCAAAGAAGACGACAGTGGCAGTGCCAAATTGAGCACTCGCGACGCCAAAAATGTTCAAATGCTAAAGAACGTGGAGTTACCTTACTTCGCCAATCATCATGATATTACCGTTGAGTACCACGACCGTGGTGAAGGTAACCTGCGTGTTGTGGGTGTCACCGTGGATCCAATTTCGATAAAGCGTTCCTCTCCAGGGACTTGTCAAACTTCAGGTGACCCTCTGATGCTGGATGAGAAAAACGACAACGAAGTTTACTTTACCTATTCCGTTAGATTTGTTGCTTCCGATACCGTGTGGGCTACCAGATGGGATAAGTACTTGCATACGTATGATCCCACGATCCAATGGTTCTCCCTGGTTAACTTTTCCATCGTGGTGGTTTTGTTGTCTTCAGTGGTTATTCACatgttgttgaaggctCTGAGGAGCGATTTTGCCCGTTACAATGAGCTAAACCTGGACAATGAATTCCAAGAAGATTCTGGTTGGAAGTTGACTCACGGGGATGTTTTCAGAATTCCATCAAAGTCGATGCTATTGTCCATTCTTGTTGGTTCTGGTATTcagttgttcttgatgatctcCGTTAGCATTTTCTTTGCCGCTCTTGGATTTTTGTCCCCCAGCTCAAGAGGCTCCCTCGGTACGGTAATGTTCATGCTCTACGCCCTATTTGGGTTTGTTGGCTCATACACTTCGATGGGTGTttacaaatttttcagagGCCCATACTGGAAGGCTAACATGATCTTGACTCCATTGCTGGTTCCAGGTTGTCTTTTGCTCTCCATTGTTGGCTTGAATATGTTTTTATTAGGCGCGCACTCCTCCGGTACGATCCCAGCGAAGACTCTGTTCTTTATTGTCCTTTTGTGGTTTGTTATATCTGTGCCATCTGCTCTAGCTGGTTCTTTAATTGCACATAAGAAATGCAGTTGGGATGAGCATCCAACCAAGACAAACCAGGTCGCAAGACAGGTTCCATTCCAGCCATGGTATTTGAAGACGGTTGCTGCCACTTTCATCGCAGGTATTTTCCCCTTTGGTTCCATTGCTGTTGAACTGTACTTCATCTACACCAGTTTGTGGTACAACAAGATCTTCTACATGTTTGGTTTCTTGTTTGTCTCATTCCTGCTATTGACGTTGACTACGGTTTTGGTCACCATATTGATAACCTACCACTCTCTGTCGTTGGAAAACTGGCAGTGGCAATGGAGAAGTTTCATcgttggtggtgttgggTGTGCAATCTACATGTTCGTCCACTCGATCTTATTCACCAAATTAAAGCTTGGTGGATTTGTCACCATCGTGCTTTATGTTGGATACTCTGCGGTTATCTCGCTGCTGTGTTGTCTCGTGACAGGGTCGATTGGGTTCCTAAGTAGCATGTTCTTCGTTAGAAGAATTTATTCATCCATCAAAGTGGAATGA